The Streptomyces sp. NBC_01268 genome window below encodes:
- a CDS encoding diaminobutyrate--2-oxoglutarate transaminase family protein, with the protein MAVTEPAPAVTPAERTCDAHRDATGGGARGDHRDAPRGETRATGDAGAHEGILRRQAQRESAARTYARSLPIVPVRARGLTIEGADGRRYLDCLSGAGTLALGHNHPVVLEAIRKVLDSGAPLHVLDLATPVKDAFTTELFATLPAGLADDARIQFCGPAGTDAVEAALKLVRTATGRDGVLAFSGAYHGMTAGALAVSGGATDVRVARLPYPQDYRCPFGVGGERGAELAARWAETALDDPKSGVPAPAGMILEPVQGEGGVIPAPDSWLRRMREITAARSIPLIADEVQTGVGRTGTFWAVEHSGVVPDVMVLSKAIGGSLPLAVVVYRSGLDAWEPGAHAGTFRGNQLAMAAGTATLAYVRENGLAARAGTLGARMLGQLQGLAAAHPCIGDVRGRGLMIGVELVDPEAEGPDDLAAPPDPALATEVQRQCLDRGLIVELGGRHNAVVRLLPPLTLTDEQAAAVLDRFADALVAAERAHRARPSGPPR; encoded by the coding sequence GTGGCCGTGACCGAACCAGCTCCGGCCGTGACGCCGGCCGAGCGGACCTGCGACGCCCACCGGGACGCGACCGGCGGCGGGGCCCGCGGCGACCACCGGGACGCACCCCGGGGCGAGACGCGCGCGACCGGTGACGCGGGCGCCCACGAGGGCATCCTGCGCCGCCAGGCACAGCGCGAGTCCGCGGCCCGCACCTACGCGCGCTCCCTGCCGATCGTCCCCGTGCGCGCCCGGGGGCTCACCATCGAGGGCGCCGACGGGCGCCGCTACCTGGACTGCCTCTCCGGCGCGGGCACCCTGGCGCTCGGCCACAACCACCCCGTCGTCCTCGAAGCCATCCGCAAGGTCCTCGACTCGGGCGCCCCGCTGCACGTCCTGGACCTGGCCACGCCCGTCAAGGACGCCTTCACCACCGAGCTCTTCGCCACGCTCCCGGCCGGCCTCGCCGACGACGCCCGGATCCAGTTCTGCGGGCCGGCCGGCACCGACGCCGTCGAGGCGGCCCTCAAACTCGTCCGCACCGCCACCGGCCGCGACGGCGTGCTCGCCTTCAGCGGCGCCTACCACGGCATGACCGCCGGCGCCCTCGCCGTGTCCGGCGGCGCCACCGACGTCCGCGTCGCCCGGCTGCCCTACCCGCAGGACTACCGGTGCCCCTTCGGCGTCGGCGGCGAGCGCGGCGCCGAACTGGCCGCCCGCTGGGCGGAGACCGCGCTCGACGACCCCAAGAGCGGCGTCCCCGCACCCGCCGGGATGATCCTCGAACCCGTCCAGGGCGAGGGCGGCGTCATCCCCGCCCCCGACAGCTGGCTGCGCCGCATGCGGGAGATCACCGCCGCCCGCTCCATCCCGCTCATCGCCGACGAGGTGCAGACGGGCGTCGGCCGCACCGGCACCTTCTGGGCCGTCGAGCACAGCGGCGTCGTCCCCGACGTGATGGTCCTCTCCAAGGCCATCGGCGGCTCCCTCCCGCTCGCCGTCGTCGTCTACCGCTCCGGACTCGACGCCTGGGAGCCCGGAGCCCACGCCGGCACCTTCCGCGGCAACCAGCTCGCCATGGCCGCGGGCACCGCCACCCTCGCGTACGTCCGCGAGAACGGGCTCGCCGCACGCGCCGGGACCCTCGGCGCCCGCATGCTCGGACAGCTCCAGGGCCTCGCCGCCGCCCACCCCTGCATCGGCGACGTCCGGGGCCGCGGCCTGATGATCGGCGTCGAACTGGTCGACCCCGAGGCCGAGGGCCCCGACGACCTCGCCGCGCCGCCGGACCCGGCGCTCGCCACCGAGGTGCAGCGCCAGTGCCTCGACCGGGGCCTCATCGTCGAACTCGGCGGCCGCCACAACGCGGTCGTCCGGCTGCTGCCCCCGCTCACCCTCACCGACGAGCAGGCGGCCGCCGTCCTCGACCGCTTCGCCGACGCCCTCGTCGCCGCCGAACGGGCCCACCGGGCCCGCCCGTCCGGGCCGCCCCGCTGA